TAATGGCCCGCTCATTCATCGCCTGGAAGCCTTCCGGCTTGGATCTTTTCACTGTCAAGATTCAACAACGCCCCCCTACCTCATCGCACGAGGCCTGAAGATCAGCAGCCTCGAAGTTAGCGAGTCAAGTCGCACCGGGGTTTCACTCATGCACTCAGCAGCTGTGGCATTCAGTATTCGTTTCGCGGATGAAGTCCTTCCGTGGATAAGAGGTTGGGCCATGTGGACTATGTCACTCTATAATGAGGGATGGGGCCACTTGGTGCGGGAGGTAGCCTCAGTTGCCAGACAGGAAGATTTACACACAGTCGAGATAGTGCAGCCCTGGGACGTGTATCAGGTTCCAACCTGGAAAGGCACACCACTGATCTCAGTTATCGGCGGAGCCCTTTGCTATCTGTCACCGGATGTCAGTTTCTTTCACTGGGACAATATTTTCCAGGGATGCATCCAGAAGTGGGTTTCAATCTTGCAGGAGAGCGGAGTTGACCTGGTTCTCTATGGAGAACAAGAATCCATCAATATTAGCAAACACTTTCGCGCAGCTTTAGATTCAGACGCAATCGAGGCATCGAGGAATGAAGTACGGAACGTGCTGCCGTCATCGAGCGCGAGACTTACGTTTATTCGACCAGAGCGTTCCGGTCGCAAGATGTGGAACAGCAACCATTGAATACCGATCCGACTGTTAGAACTCAAGTTTGGTCCAACCCCTAGGGATCGGGAAATAGTTTGGGTGCCAGAATTTGAGTGGATGGCAAAAGAGTTCTGGCAGATGATAGAACAAGAGGTCGTCATAATGCATGGGTCGTGGATTGATTAGTAAATATATTGGCTACTCCTGACAAGCAATACAAACAATGAGGACAATTTAAGATACCGTAGTTGCGACGATACTGATAATCGTGGTTTTATTTGACAGATACGTAAGGTAGCTGTGGAATGTCAATGCTTATTGTTTGTGTCATGAAGCAACGACATGATAAAGATCCCCGGATTCTCGTCAGTACCGTATTTGGGCATACCCCGACGCGCCAGATGCCTCTAGAACGATGTATGACCAAACTCTCGTGTGTTATCATCCAACCATTTTGAGGTCATACCATGATAAACAACCATAGGTAGGTTACGGTAACGTGAGGGCGCCTAACGTGCTGTACCCCGCTACATGAGGCGGGGCAAGAGGTAAGGTTATGACATGACATACCTACATGAATCTGTTCCTACCCAACTTACTCTTGTTTATCATCACCAGAACTGTCATTCTATTTTAAAAACCCTCATTTCGAAATGACGACTATCCGACCAGCAGACAAGGCCGGCTCATGGTACGAGAAGAAACCGGAAGATTTACGCCCTGAGCTGCAAAGCTACCTAACGGCAGTCCCGGAGAGTTTGGACAGAGTTTCACTGCCCATTCCCGGAGCTCGTGTTATCATCGCGCCGTGAGTTTGCCTGCTAAGCCTTTCGATATATTCTTGAGCTGACGATAATATGCCACAGCCATGCGGGATATGCATATTCTGGGCCGTGTGCAGCTTGGGCGTACAAGActcttgacttgagccaTGCCAAGCGTGTCATCGTCCTGGGTCCATCTCATAGATACTATCTCGAAGGATGTGCTGCCACTAACTTTGAAAAGTATGCAACACCATTTGGCGACTTGGAGATCGACCAGGAAGTGGTCAGAGAGCTCCAGGAGGCCTTAGGAATGGAGAATATGCCCAAACGCCGCGAGATCGAGGAACACTCTCTCGAGATGCACATGCCATATCTTTATCTTCGCTGTCAGGAGTCATTTGATTCGCCTGATAAATTTCCCAAGATTGTGCCTGTGCTTGTAGGCAGTAACAACGGGGATGAGGAGAATGTTATAGGACGAGCTTTACTGCCATACCTCAAAAACCGGGAGAACGCCTTTATAGTCAGCTCCGATTTTTGTCATTGGGGTGGTCATTTCAGCTACCTACCCTACTCACCCACGAAAAGTCCTTCTGATCTGACACAGTTGAGAAAGGAAGACCCCAGACCCAGTGGTCCCCCAATTCACGAGACGATTAGAGTCATAGACGAAGCAGCcatggatgctgttgagagtgGCGTTCATGAAGCTTTTCTTGCCACTCTGCGACAAACCCGTAATTCGGTATGCGGACGACACCCTATCggagtcatgatggcggCTTTAGAGCAGCTACGCAAGCAGCCCGagaacaaagacaagggGCGATTTCGTATCCTCAAATATGACCGCAGCAACTTGGTCGATACGCCGGGTGATTCCAGCGTCAGCTATGTGTCTGCATATGCTGTTCTCTGAGTATGGAATTTCAACATGTGGGCGTTTTGGTGTGGTGGAATGATAGTCTTTGAAATCGGATGGAGTATCGAATGCATGTGCTGGACTCACGATGGAGGGAGAAGTTGTACTATCATTAGGTGGTCCCGGGGAGCCAAGAGATTGGGTCACCATTAACAGATGTGCAAATAAATAACATGATATTGGTAGGAACTGTGCAATCCGCAAATGGTTGGAGAATTCAAAGTCATATTTTGTTCAAGCAAGGTTCTCGGAATAAGCCTATGGTAGAGTCCGTCGGAAACGGATTTGGGAAGCTTGTTGGTTTGTGCTGCGCAGCAAGTTTCTGCGGCTGAAATatgagatggatggctgGAAGGGTGTCAATTGTCTCGTCCCTTGAACGGCAGAGTAAGACGAAGGATACATTTGCTGGCGGAGCTGGCCAAGGGCATAAGCAACGGGAAATTACGAGGTACATATAAATATCCCGACTTACCCTCTAGTAAAAGAGTTGCCATCACTATAAGGTTGATATGCTATAGATGCAATCGTTTCCGTGTTCGACTCTATACCAGTGACAGGACAAGATGAATGATGGTTCCTCAATCCGAAAATACCACGAATAGCTCCTTGGCAATGCCGCTCCAGACCCACGCGGCGAAGCTTAAGTTCGTTGTTCGAGACCCCctggtcaaggtcaatcTCGAAAGGGTGGCTtggggagaaaagaaaacgcaggatcttgatcctaaatgacaaaaagacttaggtaatatagcctaagcttaggataacctttgctgagtttattttgacacctcCTAttaaggttcgctgttttcttcCCCCCCCGAGGGGTGGGCGCCATTTTGCAGACTAACTAACAGCTGAAGGCCTAGCGCGGGATCGCAGGGCTCACTCAGGTGGAGTTTGTCAGCCTGCAGATGAACGGATTCAATTGCTTCAGTTAGCGGATGACACCCAAGACTTTGTTTATGAATCAGAGTTTGAAGcttttggtgatgatgccgGATAATGCAGGTTGGTGCGATGGTAGTCGGAGGCAAAAGAGAGATTGGATATAAAACACCAGACTTGTTACAGAATTCTCAGTCAGACTCTGAAGAAACCAGGATTATTGGAGAGCAGGCGCCTAAGGATGAAACAGTGGAGAATACATCACCAATGAACGATGCTATTGAGGGGCAGTGATTATTTCGGGATTACCCCTTGCTCAGGGGTGACAGACAAAATAAGATAGCGAGATCGATTGTGTTATTCAGCGGTAGCGTGTAGGCCTGAATCTGTCTCCTGTTCTCCCCCTAAACCAAAATCATGTTAAGCTCATTTATAGCTAGGCTGCTGCATGTCTCTGGTACCATTCTATGATCATCCAATTGAATAAGTGTCGCATGATTAACCAGACTCTTAAAGTGTTTCTGGCTGTTGCAGCTCTGGTTTTGAGCACCTTTATCATGACATCGCGTACGATCCAAAGGGGCTGTTTCGAAGCTGATTATGACGCTGCGAACCTTGGCACTCGGTCAAAACAACCAGAGAAACAGAGTCTCCTACGAAGCCGTCGTGCACTAGAAGTCGCAACTGGAATCAGATTTGCATCTCTTGACCCGACTATTGGACCCTGCATCGCCATCCAAGAGAGCAAGAGAGCAAAGGGGCTTGTACAATACGGAGTAAGCATGGTGCTTGTACGGAACAGGGCTAAGCTAAGGTAATCTCTAGCCCGCTAAAGGCAGTGAGCGGCGTCCAAGCGCCAGCGCCTTAGCCTCCACCCTCACCCCCAGGCCCGCTAACATTTCAGTGGCTAAGTGCTactctgccactgccactgccgcTGCTACTCAACAATTCCACTAATCTCGTCTCGCACTTGGGCTGGGCTCGCATTCCCATTCCTGCTCTGGCTGGGGTCTTCCTTGCCAACTCCCGTCACGTCTCATTTGCACCTGGCCTTGATCCTATTTTTCTGACCTTAACTCTACACCCTCCCTCGTCTCACTCGACCATCTTTTTTACTTGCcgtcttttcctttttcacCTTTTTCTATCTCGTCAGTAGTTTACGCAAGTCTCGATCATTCATCTCTTTGATCGTATATCCACAAGCCTTActcctttctctttgctgCGCGACGAGAAACACTCTAACCAAACCTCTTCCTTGGCAACTCGACTCGATTCGAAAAACGACGAGACCAAAACAATTAATCAAAGACAATCCTCGAGAAACGGCCAACCTCTGGTGAAAGGGGGTTAAATTCGTCGAAACCAAAACAGACAACAAAGCAGAGCTCCAGCTCAGTCACTACAATGAGTGTTAGTTTGCGCCTCCTATCCAAGCCTCTCCCCTCCTGTTGATCCCGCTCCAATTTCGAGTGTTTCCCATGCGACATCAATTGAGCTTGTAGCATATCGCGACCTGCTATTTTCCGTTTTAACTGCCTAAATCTTTTTCATGAATACTCTGCTGACATTTGTTATAGTACGGGTATGTTTTGCCCGAGTTACTGCATCTAGCTTACTCGGTATGCTTACTGACTCCAACAATAGATACGGTGGCCAAAATCCATACGACTCCCCTGACCAGGGCTATGGTGGTAACAATGGCTACGGCAATGGCGGTGGCTACAACAGCCCACCCGCTCAGGGTTATGGAGGTGAGAATTTTGGACTCAAATGGTTGTCCTCTTCCACCGCATACTGACATGGCTTGAGGGATAGGTAGCGTTGAGATGGCTCCCCTTGCTCACAACGCCGGCGGCTTTGGCCAAGGCGACCCCAACGCCATTCTCAATGAGTGCCGCGACATCGACCGTGGAATCGACACTGTTGAACAGAACTTGGAACAGCTCCGCATGATCCAACAGCGAACTCTTGACGACGCCGATAGCTCAGGTTCCAGCGCCGCCAGCCGCCAGCTCGACTCGCTTTCCGCGGATACGATGTCTCTCTACCGCGAGCTCACCGAGCGAGTCCGCACCGTCAAGTCTAACCCCGAGGCGAAATCGCCAAAGAACAACCCTCACGTCACCCGCATTGACCGCCGTCTCAAAGCTGCCATCACCCAATACCAGCAGGTCGAGTCACAATTCCGAAAACGCACACAGGATCAGATGGCCCGCCAGTACCGCATTGTGCGCCCAGATGCCTCAGAGCAAGAAATTCAGGCTGCTGTCGAGGACACTACTGGAGGGCAGGTCTTCAGCCAGGCCATGATGCAGAGTGATCGTCAGGGTCGTGCCCGTGCTGCCCTGAGCGCTGTTCAAGACCGTCATCAggctctcatcaagatcgagcagCAAATGGTTGAGCTGGCTCAGTTGTTCCAGGATATGGACACCCTCGTCGTTCAGCAAGAAGCTGCCGTCACCCAAATTGAACAGAAGGGCGAGGAAGTCGTTGAGAACCTCGACAAGGGTAACGAGGAGATTGGTGTGGCCGTCAACACTGCCCGCAAGACACGCAAGAAGAAGTGGATCTGCTTGGGTATTTGTGGTATGTATTCGCAAATCCAACCAGATTGTGAGGCTCTCGCTAACTCGTCCAGTTGCTATCATTGTTGTTATTGTCATTATTGTTCTCATCTacatcttcgtcatcaaggGACagaacaacgacaacaagaagcgaaGTATCGAGGCAGCCATTGGCAGCTTGCCTGTTATGCACACAGCTGTCCTACCTGCTCGCTTAGCCCGTCGTGTTGCTGCCGGCAACACAGCGTCTCTGCTCAAGAGTGTTGGCGGAGGGCGATTCCATCTACCTCAGCTACCGCGGAACTAGGTTGAAGTCGAACGATGAGAGAATGGTTCGGAGGCGATTGTCTTCGAATGACGGGGAGGCGATACTTGGACTCATTGAGGGACATATACGCATTCTAGAGAGGTGAGCCAGGATCGTGTGGAGGTAAAAGCAGTGTCAGAGCTGTATTTGTGTTTTTGCGTATTCCCATTGGATTTGGAACATAACTGTTGCTATAGCCCGACAGCCcgccttttttttctttatgTTTGTACAACCGGGTTTGACTCTGCCACTCTTCTGGCGCTtgatttccttttctctttgcATTAGTTTGAGGCGTTTATAGTATGAACTTTTAATTACATTTCGCTTCCTCACTTGTGTTGATGCATCGTGATGTTTTGACTGATCAAATATTCAATCGCTAATTAACAATCTAACACGCTCGATATCCATACGTATCAGACAAGCCCTATACGCCAAGCTGTAATCACTCATATTCAAAGGTGCCTGGTCCACCTGAAAGTGTGATGACCATATTCCTACCTGGTCATCTATATTGTTGATACCGAAGTTCAAaagtcttggtcttgtagAATCACAATCTGTAGATGCGTTAGCATGGCGGAAACATTTGACAGTATACAACTTACCACTATTAATGGCACATTTCGGTCTTTACCGATACATAATCTCAAAATCATCAGAGTAAACGGAACTTCTCGAGTGAGTTCCTATCAATCATTCTCTGCTTTCGCTTTCGGCTTCcccttgtcatcatcgtAGTCTACCACCGCTTCATCAGGTGCACCATCATAGTCTTCTGCATCGTGaatgtcttcatcctgtCCCATTACCAAACGCCtcttttcagcctcatcaaccaccTTCTTTAGCACTCCCATACGTCTGCGGAACTCTTCCGCTAAGACATCGACGTCCTCCCCTCCTATGGCGCCACTGCCCGAGCTAGGTAGGGACTCGGGTCGCATTTCGACGGGCTCGCGCTCGATGCCTTCAACACGGAGCATTAAAGCGCCAGCACCTCCgttctcttcaccctcgcTCTGCTGGACAGCTACGCTTGAGTTTGTCACGGCGAAATCGGGCGTTAGACTGGCGGCCCAAGATACAGCCCAGCGGTTGGACTCGCCTTCGGGAGCTGGCGCGAGATCTACGACAAGAGGTCGGTGCGACGGGTCTTGAGCACCAGCTGCAAGGATTGAAGGGTCGTCATCGGAGAATACGTAGTGGATGCGAGGATGCACAGTAGTATTTGTAGTTGAGTTGGTTAGGAGAGTGAACAATGGCTCGAAAGGGGGCATCGTGCTCTCAATAGCTTCATTCTCTTCGTCTGGGGTTTGATTATGGGAAAACTCCAGATCCGGGCCTTGGACAGAAGACTCCGTCGCAGCCTCCGGGGGAGACGGAACCCTATCGGCTGCAGACATCTTGGTAGGATGTTTGTATTGTTGGGCTTCTGTAGTGATGAGCAGACGATGTCCAGTCCCGGGGCATCTTTTTTCGGCGATGATTTGTCTTTTTACTCTGTTTGTTTGTGTTAAGCTGCCGAGCTCTGCAGGCTGTAGAGCCGTGGGATGACGGAAGGAACTCTTTATCTTATCGCCACGTGGGTACTATCTAATGCACGTCTAGGTAACCAGAAGCAACTACCTACAATACTTGGGTAGCAACTCTCTTAACGACTTAACCGGGCCTGATATCAATTGAAATGATTTAATATAGTGATATCTCTAGGCGGTCGTGAATTGCGTAGCTAGTGATGATTTTTAAGTGCAAGTAGATCAAGCCTGGTCATTTTTGTGATGTGCTCCCTCGGTTTCCCTGTAGGGGTACATAGCTCATCGTGACTCGACATGTGACTGACTTCAAAGAGACTGAAGTTCTgtctgccggaataagctctcagccagACTTCAAAGAGACAAATTCAACCTCGAAACGCCACCTCAGTTTGGAATGTCACACCGAAAGTACGCACTGTGACTCAAGACTCTCCTGCGGATCACTGAAGAGTTATATTGCCAGCATCTATGTCAATGCACTCTGACGTACATCGCTAGCCTCATGGCGCCTCGTTCTTGTCGCCCAAACGGTTACTTTGGAGGCTGAATTCACCGTTGATGTGACATACACATGCCCTACCGCCTTTGATCCTTTGCATCCTTGAATCAGCTCGGTCCTTGGGCGACTGTGAATAGAAAAAGAGGACCACCGTGCGTCTTGTATCACTATGTAAGGTGATAAGAGGTCAAATGAACTTAGCAGGCAGTGAGTCATTAGCTTATGTATGAAGGGAGTCAGGCATCCAGTGCCTTTGTTTGACTGCCCCCAAAAACGCCGTTCCCGTCTAttgtatatatatatattctcCCGATGGCATATTCTTGCCTCTATTTTTTGACTCTTTCCAGCAGAATCCCCGGTTTCCTTGCATACCTTCGTAATGTAAACGCTTTTACATAAATCCAAGGTAGAAAATTGAATCGAACATGATCAAATAACGCCGTTAGATGCCCATCTACCGAAAAATGAAAGCCGTATCACTCCCATATATGCAAAATGCAGGATGTGGTCAAAGGACTGGTAAAGACTTCAGGACGAATGAAGAGCGCGAAAGCCAGCCGCAACCAAGCTCCTAGACTTGTCCTTGGAATCAGCAGGACCGTTCCAGTAAAAGAGACCCTACGAAGGCATTGTTAGCGATCCAGTGACGAAATTGGGCAGGAAGTGGGAGTCGCGGTGTTCTTGTGTTCAAGACATGAATGCGCGACACCGAGACCTTCGCACCCATAGTTAGGCTACTCACTCCCAGTCCCTTTTGCTTGCAGAaaccagccttgatcttaaCAGTATCCGGGTTATCGTACGTCACAAATCCGCCATCTGCCCCGGTGCAGTGTGCTGCAACATGGCGTTTGTCGACAACCTCTTTGCATCCCTTGCGTGGTAGTTGATTGTACTCAAATGTGCCGTCTTCCGCACCACCCACGCCCTTGTATTTGTGTCCTACTCCTGTGCAGTGAAGGAAGCTTCGTCCAAAAGTTGGAATACCAAGCAGAATCTTCTTAGGGGGAAATCCCTTGGACATGAGATAAGAAACccctgaagaagctgaggttTCTTCTTTGTCCATAGCATATAGTTGAGCATGATGCCCAGCCTTTGGAGTCCACGAACCAAAGAAATCGTAGGCCATCAAGTTGATAAAGTCCAAGTATTCGGCGATCTCCATTAGATCAAGGAACTGTAAGATGGACTTGGCTGCAGGAAGTGCAGCGGTGAGTACATAATGCTCCTCTGGTAGATGAATGCGGACAGCGGCTAGAAGTGCAAGAAAGTCGTAGCCTTGTTGGACATCACACGGGTATTCCCATGCAACTTGATACCATTTTGTTAGCTTCGCCGACAGAACTGGAGATCCGTTTCGAGCGCTACGTACTGTCGATTCCATCCAGACCTGATGCCTCAACAAGCCCCTTAGCTGATCTAGCAAAATTGTCACGTAAGAGAGTGCTAGATGCCACCAGGGGGAAAATTTCCGAGGAGTTGCCACCCCCGATTGACAGAACAACTCGAAGATGGGGATGCTTCTGCTTGAGGTGCATGAGAGACCCTAGTCCTCCTTGTACACCGTCAACAGGTGCACCAGCATCCGCCCACTCATCACTTAGCTAGATTCAAATTCCGAGTCAGTACCCCCAATGCCAAAACGTTTGAAATGAGTCGTGGAAAGAACTTACGAAAACACCGCCGTCGGCTGAAACACTGGCGTAGGCATAGTAAACATGGTTGATACAACTGTAGTTGAGCATTCCTGGAGTATCTCCCTGGTATATCCGGTAGTTAGGAAAGTAAACTGCATTCGTGAACATGACATTAGACATGCTCGAAGCAATCCGCGACTTGCGCGACGAGCTCATGATGAGGGATTTGAGAGGCCAGGTGAATTCCAAAGAAAATGGACGAGGCAAGTGCCAAAATCAAGAGAAAAAATAAATACGACCGGGAGTGTTGTTTAATAACCCGACCTGCAAGAGTCTAGATGAACTAATTGgtgtcaagatcttgaaggaaACAAGAGCTGATATGTCGGTCAACAAGGTTAGGCACCAAAGACTGCCGGTGAGAGTCATGACTGACTGCGACAGAGAAGGATCGAGGCTATATAATACTCAACACCAGTCGCAGCCATCTAGGTGATGCCCGGAGAGCAGGGACTAGCATCCAAATTACGGAGGGTCCTGGATTCGGTAGAACCATGATACATGACATAATTGCGGGGAGGCATTGGAAGAAACACAAGAGTGTTGCTGCTTGTCAGAGCTGAGGAAGCTGTGGCTTCTTGGGAGACCGTG
This genomic interval from Fusarium verticillioides 7600 chromosome 1, whole genome shotgun sequence contains the following:
- a CDS encoding syntaxin 1B/2/3; the encoded protein is MSYGYGGQNPYDSPDQGYGGNNGYGNGGGYNSPPAQGYGGSVEMAPLAHNAGGFGQGDPNAILNECRDIDRGIDTVEQNLEQLRMIQQRTLDDADSSGSSAASRQLDSLSADTMSLYRELTERVRTVKSNPEAKSPKNNPHVTRIDRRLKAAITQYQQVESQFRKRTQDQMARQYRIVRPDASEQEIQAAVEDTTGGQVFSQAMMQSDRQGRARAALSAVQDRHQALIKIEQQMVELAQLFQDMDTLVVQQEAAVTQIEQKGEEVVENLDKGNEEIGVAVNTARKTRKKKWICLGICVAIIVVIVIIVLIYIFVIKGQNNDNKKRSIEAAIGSLPVMHTAVLPARLARRVAAGNTASLLKSVGGGRFHLPQLPRN